A region of the Cannabis sativa cultivar Pink pepper isolate KNU-18-1 chromosome 3, ASM2916894v1, whole genome shotgun sequence genome:
TAGTCCAGATAATATACCACAAGTGAGGGAATAGCAAATAGTGCCCAAACAAGTGAGTGATTTGTCTTGTCCAAGAGTTGATATGGGATTTTGGAGCAGGAGAGAAGCTTGTTTCTCTGCATAATAGTCATATAAGCCACTAGCAAGGGCCTCTGAGAATATTAGTGAACCAGCAGGGTTTGAAAGTGTTAGGAAGTTATACAAGGCTCCAAAACTCTTCAATCCAAATAGCTCAGAAACTGCAGCAGGCAAAATTGCCCAGTGGGAGCCATAACCAAGTCCTATCAAAACAGTCACAACATAGATTTGCCCTGGCCATCCCATAGCATAATAGAAAAACCCAAATGCCATAATGACTTAGAGTATAGCCATAGCCAGTGGTCTTGGATAGGCAAAATCTctggttaaaaaaaaagtaacaaaaacaTGTGAATTTAGCAGCAGAAAAAAGATATCAATAGTTCTCAAGAGTCTAAAGATGATGTCAAATTCAGTTTCACCTTGTTATAATCTCAGATAAGTAGCCACCGCCAACACGGCCAAGAAAGTTCCAAATGCTAATCATGGAAACAAAGATACTTGAATTAGTGTAACCAAGTGATTGAGAAATCTGACCAATGTTGTCAATAATTGATATACCAGATCCAGAGGCTAGAATGAGGGAGGCAAAAATAAGCAAAAAGTCAGCCTTAACCAAAGCCTGTGTCAAGGTAAAATTCTCTCCTCTTCGCGGTCTTTTACCACGCTTGACTCTCACAGCTCCATCAGCTGCTGCTTGTAACAATTTAGCCTGCAGATGAGCCAATCTTTTGCGCCTTTCAAAAGCTGGAAGCGCATCAAGTTCTGAGGTCCTTTCTTCCTCAGCCTCACTAAGAATGAGCTCGCTTGTATCTTGTCTCGGTAACAATGGATTAGCTAGGAGTTTCTCCTCTGATGAAGGCTGTGGTGTTGAGAAGAATACTAATACTACTGGGATTATAATTGGAAGTACTATAAGAATGATTAAACCTATGGCAAGTAAAGTGATTATTGATTGGTTCAAATTAAGAGTATCCTCAAGTATTAAGACTCCAAGCAAATAAGCAGCCAAAACAAGACAAATGCTATAAGTAAACAAGAAGCTGGAGTCATCAGATTCCCTAACTTGTTTATGACCTTCAACAGGTCTAACAACAAACATGAAAGCAATAACAACCATTGTTGGACCAACTGCAACCATAAAAATCAACGAAGCCTTATCTGGGAAATTGAATATGGCATAAACCTGAATCAAAGTTGCACCAGTCAGTCCACAAAATCCTTTTAGTATCCCAACAACAGGGCCTCGATTTTTCGGAAAGTTCTGCACACAACAAACCAGATTTGCAGTGTTGAAGAAGGTCTCTCCGTTTCCTCCCACAAAAATACAAATGCACAGCTGCAGATAATAAAACTTGATCAG
Encoded here:
- the LOC115709413 gene encoding LOW QUALITY PROTEIN: protein NUCLEAR FUSION DEFECTIVE 4 (The sequence of the model RefSeq protein was modified relative to this genomic sequence to represent the inferred CDS: substituted 1 base at 1 genomic stop codon) gives rise to the protein MVHLHERFKAFFKSRWLVFVCAIWIQSFTGIGYLFGSISPMIKSIMGYNQRQLSLLGVVKTLGGSVGFVAGSLSEVLPIWGLLLIGALQNFVGYGLLWYIVHRRWSGVPLWVLCICIFVGGNGETFFNTANLVCCVQNFPKNRGPVVGILKGFCGLTGATLIQVYAIFNFPDKASLIFMVAVGPTMVVIAFMFVVRPVEGHKQVRESDDSSFLFTYSICLVLAAYLLGVLILEDTLNLNQSIITLLAIGLIILIVLPIIIPVVLVFFSTPQPSSEEKLLANPLLPRQDTSELILSEAEEERTSELDALPAFERRKRLAHLQAKLLQAAADGAVRVKRGKRPRRGENFTLTQALVKADFLLIFASLILASGSGISIIDNIGQISQSLGYTNSSIFVSMISIWNFLGRVGGGYLSEIITRDFAYPRPLAMAILXVIMAFGFFYYAMGWPGQIYVVTVLIGLGYGSHWAILPAAVSELFGLKSFGALYNFLTLSNPAGSLIFSEALASGLYDYYAEKQASLLLQNPISTLGQDKSLTCLGTICYSLTCGILSGLCIVAAMLSLVVVYRTRRVYTQLYGSSNSLI